The following proteins are co-located in the Bacillota bacterium genome:
- a CDS encoding HAMP domain-containing histidine kinase — MSVRLRLTLWYSGVLAFTLLLLGLLLYTTMSSLLLRDVDRNLATQASGILRSTQIQILEPFHQMVVQIPPLNTFATAGLMVQVYDLNGEVRARSANLGGQTLPFQPLDGGQEPPQRPVFATYGDGRGALRTYQVPIVLGDGKVVGVLEVAQPLLGLAETLERLRFLLVAGSLLTVLAAGAVGWLLASLALSPIDRITQAARAIGRSRDFSRRVAYEGPQDEIGTLVGTFNQMLEGLQSAHDALRQSYEAQRRFLADVSHELRTPLTVVRGNVEYLRRAGGLTGDEEAALQDIGDESERMSRLVSDLLLLARADAGQHLRLEPAEPVTILRSALRQARVFRPGVQIVGEGLESLEGVRIRCQPDYFKELFMILLDNAVRHSPPGGTVRLEARREEEWLELAVRDQGPGIPPEEQERIFERFYRGRAENGRARDGTGLGLSIARWIVQEHGGTIRVESREGQGARFVVRVPLLAPADGARDRLAAPPAVPSA; from the coding sequence ATGTCGGTCCGGCTGCGCCTGACACTCTGGTACAGCGGGGTCCTGGCCTTCACCCTGCTCCTGCTCGGGCTCCTCCTCTACACCACCATGTCCAGTCTGCTCCTGCGCGACGTGGACCGGAACCTGGCCACGCAGGCGTCCGGTATCCTGCGCTCCACCCAGATCCAGATCCTCGAGCCCTTCCACCAGATGGTGGTGCAGATCCCGCCGCTTAACACCTTTGCCACCGCCGGGCTCATGGTCCAGGTCTACGACCTGAACGGCGAGGTGCGCGCCCGCTCCGCCAATCTCGGCGGCCAGACGCTTCCCTTCCAGCCGCTGGACGGCGGGCAGGAGCCGCCCCAGAGGCCGGTTTTCGCCACCTACGGGGACGGACGGGGCGCGCTGCGCACCTACCAGGTGCCCATCGTGCTGGGAGACGGCAAGGTGGTGGGTGTGCTGGAGGTGGCGCAGCCGCTGCTCGGCCTGGCGGAGACGCTGGAGCGGCTCCGCTTCCTGCTGGTGGCGGGCTCGCTCCTGACCGTGCTGGCCGCGGGCGCGGTCGGCTGGCTCCTGGCCAGCCTGGCCCTCTCGCCCATCGACCGCATCACCCAGGCCGCCCGGGCCATCGGGCGCTCGCGGGACTTCTCCCGGCGGGTGGCCTACGAGGGTCCGCAGGACGAGATCGGCACGCTGGTGGGGACCTTCAACCAGATGTTGGAGGGGCTCCAGTCGGCCCACGACGCGCTGCGGCAGAGCTACGAGGCGCAGCGGCGCTTCCTGGCGGACGTCTCCCACGAGCTGCGCACGCCGCTGACGGTGGTGCGCGGGAACGTGGAGTACCTGCGTCGCGCCGGCGGCCTGACCGGCGACGAGGAGGCCGCCCTCCAGGACATCGGCGACGAGTCGGAGCGGATGTCGCGACTGGTCTCCGACCTGCTTCTCCTGGCCCGCGCCGACGCCGGCCAGCACCTGCGCCTGGAACCGGCAGAGCCGGTCACCATCCTGCGTTCGGCCCTCCGCCAGGCGCGCGTCTTCCGGCCGGGGGTGCAGATCGTGGGCGAGGGCCTGGAGAGCCTGGAGGGCGTGCGCATCCGCTGCCAGCCGGACTACTTCAAGGAGCTCTTCATGATCCTGCTGGACAATGCGGTCCGCCACAGCCCGCCCGGCGGGACGGTCCGCCTGGAGGCGCGCCGCGAGGAGGAGTGGCTGGAGCTGGCCGTGCGCGACCAGGGACCGGGTATCCCGCCGGAGGAGCAGGAGCGGATCTTCGAGCGCTTCTACCGCGGGCGGGCCGAGAACGGGCGCGCGCGGGACGGCACCGGCCTGGGGCTCTCCATCGCCCGCTGGATCGTCCAGGAGCACGGCGGCACCATCCGCGTGGAGAGCCGCGAAGGTCAGGGCGCCC
- a CDS encoding response regulator transcription factor, with product MKERLLVVDDDPKITSMLRRNLTLEGYEVSIATSGEEALRQIRDEVPDLVVLDVMMPGVDGIEVCRRLRSAGESVPILMLTARDEVSDRVLGLDAGADDYLVKPFAFDELSARIRALLRRRQGGSERVLRFADLTVDLAAREVTRGGRAIQLTATEFELLTYFMRHPRQVLSRESILENVWGYDFGGSSNVLEVYVGYLRQKLEQEGEPRLIHTVRGAGYVLRD from the coding sequence GTGAAAGAGCGACTCCTCGTCGTCGACGACGACCCCAAGATCACGTCCATGTTGCGGCGGAACCTGACCCTGGAGGGGTACGAGGTCTCCATCGCCACCAGCGGCGAGGAGGCCCTGCGCCAGATCCGGGACGAGGTGCCGGACCTGGTGGTGCTGGACGTGATGATGCCGGGGGTGGACGGGATCGAGGTCTGCCGGCGACTGCGCTCGGCGGGCGAGTCGGTGCCCATCCTCATGCTGACCGCGCGCGACGAGGTCTCCGACCGGGTGCTGGGTCTGGACGCAGGGGCGGACGACTACCTGGTCAAGCCCTTCGCCTTCGACGAGCTGAGTGCCCGTATACGCGCGCTGCTGCGGCGGCGCCAGGGAGGGAGCGAGCGGGTGCTCCGCTTCGCCGACCTGACGGTCGACCTGGCGGCGCGCGAGGTGACGCGGGGCGGCAGAGCCATCCAGCTGACCGCCACCGAGTTCGAGCTGCTCACCTACTTCATGCGCCATCCGCGGCAGGTGCTCAGCCGCGAGAGCATCCTGGAGAACGTCTGGGGCTATGACTTCGGCGGCTCGTCCAACGTGCTGGAGGTCTACGTGGGCTATCTGCGGCAGAAGCTGGAGCAGGAGGGCGAGCCGCGGCTGATTCATACGGTTCGCGGTGCCGGGTATGTGCTGCGCGACTGA